In the genome of Siniperca chuatsi isolate FFG_IHB_CAS linkage group LG17, ASM2008510v1, whole genome shotgun sequence, one region contains:
- the LOC122864692 gene encoding probable serine/threonine-protein kinase fhkB isoform X3, which translates to MITKICVILLLFVASGNSQTAPTTTTTAAPTTTTTTTAAPTTTTTASPTTTTTSAPTTTTTASPTTHDHGRTNNHDHGLTNNHDHGLTNNHDHGLTNNHDHGLTNNHDHGRTNNHDHGLTNNHDHGRTNNHDHGLTNNHDHGRTNNHDHDHGRTNNHDHGLTNNHDHGRTNNHDHDHGLTTNHDHGRTNNHGRTNNHS; encoded by the exons ATGATTACAAAGATTTGTGTCATCCTTCTTCTGTTTGTTG CCTCTGGCAACTCACAGA CCGCACCAACAACCACGACCACGGCCGCACCAACAACCACGACCACGACCACGGCCGCACCAACAACCACGACCACGGCCTCACCAACAACCACGACCACGTCCGCACCAACAACCACGACCACGGCCTCACCAACAACCCACGACCACGGCCGCACCAACAACCACGACCACGGCCTCACCAACAACCACGACCACGGCCTCACCAACAACCACGACCACGGCCTCACCAACAACCACGACCACGGCCTCACCAACAACCACGACCACGGCCGCACCAACAACCACGACCACGGCCTCACCAACAACCACGACCACGGCCGCACCAACAACCACGACCACGGCCTCACCAACAACCACGACCACGGCCGCACCAACAACCACGACCACGACCACGGCCGCACCAACAACCACGACCACGGCCTCACCAACAACCACGACCACGGCCGCACCAACAACCACGACCACGACCACGGCCTCACCACCAACCACGACCACGGCCGCACCAACAACCACGGCCGCACCAACAACCACAGCTAG
- the LOC122864692 gene encoding probable serine/threonine-protein kinase fhkB isoform X2, producing MITKICVILLLFVASGNSQTAPTTTTTSAPTTTTTSAPTTTTTAAPTTTTTTTAAPTTTTTASPTTTTTSAPTTTTTASPTTHDHGRTNNHDHGLTNNHDHGLTNNHDHGLTNNHDHGLTNNHDHGRTNNHDHGLTNNHDHGRTNNHDHGLTNNHDHGRTNNHDHDHGRTNNHDHGLTNNHDHGRTNNHDHDHGLTTNHDHGRTNNHGRTNNHS from the exons ATGATTACAAAGATTTGTGTCATCCTTCTTCTGTTTGTTG CCTCTGGCAACTCACAGA CCGCACCAACAACCACGACCACGTCCGCACCAACAACCACGACCACGTCCGCACCAACAACCACGACCACGGCCGCACCAACAACCACGACCACGACCACGGCCGCACCAACAACCACGACCACGGCCTCACCAACAACCACGACCACGTCCGCACCAACAACCACGACCACGGCCTCACCAACAACCCACGACCACGGCCGCACCAACAACCACGACCACGGCCTCACCAACAACCACGACCACGGCCTCACCAACAACCACGACCACGGCCTCACCAACAACCACGACCACGGCCTCACCAACAACCACGACCACGGCCGCACCAACAACCACGACCACGGCCTCACCAACAACCACGACCACGGCCGCACCAACAACCACGACCACGGCCTCACCAACAACCACGACCACGGCCGCACCAACAACCACGACCACGACCACGGCCGCACCAACAACCACGACCACGGCCTCACCAACAACCACGACCACGGCCGCACCAACAACCACGACCACGACCACGGCCTCACCACCAACCACGACCACGGCCGCACCAACAACCACGGCCGCACCAACAACCACAGCTAG
- the LOC122864692 gene encoding uncharacterized membrane protein DDB_G0293934-like isoform X1 encodes MITKICVILLLFVASGNSQTTTTTASPTTTTTAAPTTTTTSAPTTTTTSAPTTTTTAAPTTTTTTTAAPTTTTTASPTTTTTSAPTTTTTASPTTHDHGRTNNHDHGLTNNHDHGLTNNHDHGLTNNHDHGLTNNHDHGRTNNHDHGLTNNHDHGRTNNHDHGLTNNHDHGRTNNHDHDHGRTNNHDHGLTNNHDHGRTNNHDHDHGLTTNHDHGRTNNHGRTNNHS; translated from the exons ATGATTACAAAGATTTGTGTCATCCTTCTTCTGTTTGTTG CCTCTGGCAACTCACAGACCACCACGACCACGGCCTCACCAACAACCACGACCACGGCCGCACCAACAACCACGACCACGTCCGCACCAACAACCACGACCACGTCCGCACCAACAACCACGACCACGGCCGCACCAACAACCACGACCACGACCACGGCCGCACCAACAACCACGACCACGGCCTCACCAACAACCACGACCACGTCCGCACCAACAACCACGACCACGGCCTCACCAACAACCCACGACCACGGCCGCACCAACAACCACGACCACGGCCTCACCAACAACCACGACCACGGCCTCACCAACAACCACGACCACGGCCTCACCAACAACCACGACCACGGCCTCACCAACAACCACGACCACGGCCGCACCAACAACCACGACCACGGCCTCACCAACAACCACGACCACGGCCGCACCAACAACCACGACCACGGCCTCACCAACAACCACGACCACGGCCGCACCAACAACCACGACCACGACCACGGCCGCACCAACAACCACGACCACGGCCTCACCAACAACCACGACCACGGCCGCACCAACAACCACGACCACGACCACGGCCTCACCACCAACCACGACCACGGCCGCACCAACAACCACGGCCGCACCAACAACCACAGCTAG